A region from the Oceanidesulfovibrio marinus genome encodes:
- a CDS encoding hybrid sensor histidine kinase/response regulator: MAPFNPDPYEDRIRCLDEERRRALTALELAGSMGTFASALNHLESPDPILYETIRKVRALIRFKTAAIYLVNEQDADFYLAACSPSDGRQYIENEVDALIATFMFSWSLGRSKPLIVPDSAQRETLVIHSLTTPSRVRGMFVGVLDESKTSILDSYLSLLTVILTGAAQALESYELYGRIAEMNRRLERQVEDRSRELSETSSRLARERIRSEAADRALEEKSDTIRAFFETSQDGMVIIDRRGVVLEINNRAASMFDHEMKEVLGQPLRDLLSDDFFEERKDRYLGIMRRGEPVRTEESLMGKRFELSLSPLKDGRGEVVRVACLIRDVTEDRELSDALTTARDEARAASKAKTEFLANMSHELRTPINGIMGMTQLLLAAELQEDQQECCRDIMFSAGRVLRIVNDLLDLSSLENGRMALNEVSFSTRRVFDFICKTFAEEARRKGLEFHCEFAPDLAEDLVGDPDRLRQLLINIVHNAVTFTRTGRVDVWVGEAPELLDAPCPESCAAFAFTVSDTGPGIPEQHRQTIFDSFTLAEEFITKRSGGSGLGLAISRQLAERMNGVITVESEEGRGSVFKVAVPLPRSTPEVGAKLASVHAPCTPQCGRVLTVEKGASNNGSPARLLRGSGLAVEKATDCSDALKRIGDGGCELVVLSVPLIGGGGLELTRTIRGGEINGVDRNLPVLMLAEDVSEDEMRRCLNAGVNAVISGPLDAEAFVRTVQGMIPPRR, from the coding sequence ATGGCCCCCTTCAATCCGGACCCATACGAGGATCGGATTCGTTGTCTTGACGAGGAGCGCCGTCGTGCGCTCACTGCTCTGGAGCTCGCGGGCTCCATGGGCACATTCGCCTCGGCGTTGAACCATCTTGAAAGCCCGGACCCTATTCTTTACGAGACTATCCGGAAGGTTCGGGCGCTCATCCGCTTCAAGACCGCGGCCATCTACCTGGTGAACGAGCAGGACGCGGACTTCTATCTGGCCGCGTGCTCGCCCTCTGACGGACGACAGTACATCGAGAACGAGGTGGACGCGCTCATCGCAACCTTCATGTTTTCCTGGTCGCTGGGCCGGAGCAAACCGCTCATCGTGCCGGACAGCGCCCAGCGCGAAACCCTGGTGATCCACTCGCTGACCACGCCTTCCCGCGTTCGGGGCATGTTCGTGGGCGTGCTCGATGAGTCCAAGACCTCCATCCTCGACTCCTACCTCTCCCTGCTCACCGTTATCCTCACCGGCGCGGCCCAGGCTCTGGAAAGCTACGAGCTTTATGGCCGCATCGCCGAGATGAACAGGCGGCTGGAGCGGCAGGTGGAGGACCGCAGCCGGGAGCTTTCCGAGACGAGCTCAAGGCTTGCCAGGGAGCGGATCAGGAGCGAGGCCGCAGACCGCGCCCTGGAAGAGAAAAGCGATACCATCCGCGCATTTTTCGAGACGAGCCAGGACGGCATGGTCATCATCGACCGGCGCGGCGTCGTGCTTGAAATCAACAACCGCGCGGCCTCCATGTTCGACCATGAGATGAAGGAGGTGCTGGGGCAGCCGCTGAGGGATCTGCTCTCGGACGACTTTTTTGAAGAGCGCAAGGACCGTTACCTGGGTATCATGCGTCGCGGCGAGCCGGTGCGCACCGAGGAGTCCCTGATGGGCAAGCGCTTCGAGCTGAGCCTCTCGCCATTGAAAGACGGCCGCGGCGAGGTCGTCCGCGTGGCTTGCCTTATCCGCGATGTGACCGAGGACCGCGAGTTGAGCGACGCCCTGACCACGGCGCGTGACGAGGCCCGCGCCGCCAGCAAGGCCAAGACCGAGTTTCTGGCCAACATGAGCCACGAGCTGCGCACGCCGATCAACGGCATCATGGGCATGACCCAGCTCCTGCTGGCAGCGGAGCTCCAGGAAGACCAGCAGGAGTGCTGCCGGGACATTATGTTTTCAGCTGGCCGTGTGCTGCGGATCGTTAATGATCTCTTGGACCTCTCCAGTCTGGAGAACGGCAGGATGGCCCTGAACGAGGTCTCCTTCTCCACCCGGCGCGTCTTCGACTTCATTTGCAAGACATTTGCGGAGGAAGCCAGGCGCAAGGGGCTGGAGTTCCACTGCGAGTTCGCCCCGGACCTGGCGGAGGACCTTGTCGGCGATCCGGACCGGCTCCGCCAGCTCCTGATCAACATTGTGCACAATGCGGTCACCTTCACCCGCACCGGCCGTGTGGATGTGTGGGTGGGCGAGGCGCCGGAGTTGCTCGATGCACCGTGCCCGGAGAGCTGCGCGGCCTTCGCCTTCACTGTTTCGGATACAGGCCCCGGCATTCCGGAGCAGCACCGGCAGACCATCTTCGACAGCTTCACCCTGGCTGAGGAGTTCATCACAAAGCGCAGCGGCGGCTCCGGGCTTGGGCTCGCCATCTCCAGGCAGCTTGCCGAGCGCATGAACGGCGTCATCACCGTGGAAAGTGAGGAAGGCCGCGGCAGCGTATTCAAGGTTGCCGTGCCACTGCCGCGTTCAACGCCGGAGGTCGGCGCGAAGTTGGCCTCCGTCCACGCTCCATGCACGCCGCAATGCGGACGCGTTCTGACCGTGGAGAAGGGCGCTTCAAACAATGGCTCGCCGGCTAGGCTTCTGCGCGGCAGCGGGCTGGCCGTGGAGAAGGCCACGGATTGCTCGGACGCCCTGAAGCGGATCGGGGACGGCGGATGCGAGCTCGTGGTGTTGTCCGTGCCCCTGATCGGCGGCGGTGGGCTCGAGCTCACCCGCACCATCCGCGGCGGCGAGATCAACGGTGTGGACCGGAATCTGCCCGTGCTCATGCTGGCGGAGGACGTCTCGGAAGATGAGATGCGGCGGTGCCTGAACGCGGGCGTCAATGCGGTCATCAGCGGTCCGCTCGACGCCGAGGCCTTTGTGCGCACCGTCCAGGGAATGATACCCCCACGGCGCTGA
- a CDS encoding HDOD domain-containing protein: MTIWGVPEADIDGCDREQTMGEAIAQLSPQTLEACEAHASELFSRANLGHEAMRELYQITLLRCAERTIHGLDPTRHEIDAGATKAMLNQCSGGMDDIPTAPELVQRHLSLASLPDIYYRIVEVLGDPNSTATTISDVISKDVSLSAKLLKLVNSPFYGFPSKIDSITRAVALLGFNELAMLAHGISVIRHFQDMPITCLDMQSFWKHSVACGLLARALAGRRPGLSEERFFVAGLLHDIGRLIMLKEMPHIMGKVLLHATENNLDTWRAERDILGYDHAAVAGHLMGEWCMPVDLRNMVARHHHPDLADNVFEAGFIHLADIMTIAMDMGCSGSYRVPPLSAGAWDVLDLPQGLLVTSVRQTDRQLDEIVSMFFSGQGNER, encoded by the coding sequence ATGACCATCTGGGGTGTTCCGGAAGCTGACATAGATGGCTGCGACCGGGAGCAGACCATGGGCGAGGCCATCGCCCAGCTTTCCCCCCAGACATTGGAAGCCTGCGAGGCCCATGCCTCCGAGCTTTTCAGCCGCGCGAACCTCGGGCACGAGGCCATGCGCGAGCTGTACCAGATAACGCTGCTGCGTTGCGCCGAGCGGACCATACACGGCCTGGACCCGACCCGGCACGAGATAGATGCCGGCGCGACCAAGGCGATGCTGAACCAGTGCAGCGGCGGCATGGACGACATCCCCACGGCTCCGGAGCTGGTGCAGCGCCACCTGAGCCTCGCCTCGCTCCCCGACATCTACTACCGCATCGTGGAGGTGCTGGGCGATCCCAACAGCACGGCCACGACCATATCCGACGTCATCTCCAAGGACGTGAGCCTGTCCGCCAAGCTGCTCAAGCTGGTCAACAGCCCGTTCTACGGCTTCCCATCCAAGATAGATTCCATCACCCGCGCCGTGGCCTTGCTCGGGTTCAACGAGCTCGCCATGCTCGCCCACGGCATATCGGTCATTCGCCATTTCCAGGACATGCCCATAACCTGCCTGGATATGCAAAGCTTCTGGAAGCACTCCGTTGCTTGCGGGCTTCTCGCCAGGGCCCTGGCTGGACGCAGGCCCGGCCTGTCCGAGGAGCGGTTCTTCGTGGCCGGGCTGCTGCACGACATCGGCCGGCTGATCATGCTCAAGGAGATGCCGCACATCATGGGCAAGGTGCTGCTCCACGCCACCGAGAACAATCTGGACACCTGGCGGGCGGAGCGGGACATCCTGGGCTACGACCACGCCGCCGTGGCCGGCCATCTGATGGGGGAGTGGTGCATGCCTGTGGACCTCAGGAACATGGTGGCCAGGCATCACCATCCGGACCTTGCAGACAATGTTTTCGAAGCCGGGTTTATCCACCTGGCGGATATAATGACCATTGCCATGGACATGGGGTGCAGCGGATCATACCGGGTGCCCCCGCTTTCCGCCGGCGCATGGGACGTGCTCGATCTGCCGCAGGGGCTGCTCGTCACTTCCGTCCGGCAAACAGACCGGCAGCTCGATGAGATAGTTTCGATGTTCTTCTCCGGGCAAGGTAATGAAAGATAG